The DNA segment GCCGACGCTGTACCCGGTGGCCTGTTCGCCGCAGGCATGGGCGGCGGCAACCGTGTATTACCTGTTGCAGGCTTGCCTGGGCCTGTCCTTCGATCCGGACAATGACCAGATCCGCTTCCGCCACCCGCGCCTGCCGCCTTTCCTGGAAACGGTGGAAATCACCGGCTTGTCGGTCAAGGGCGGCAGTGTCGACTTGCGCCTGCAACGCTATCCCAATAACGTCGGCATCAATGTCGTGCGCAAGCAAGGCCATGCGGAGGTGGTGGTCGTGGCATAAATACGGGTGTCCTGGAAACGGATTCGGCAGGGGAATGCTTCTGCCAGTAAAATAACCGTTTCTTCGAGCATTCATCAAAGCCCTTATGCCCTATCTGACGATTGAAGACACCATCGGCAATACGCCGCTGGTGCAGTTGAACCGCGGCCTGGCGGAAGCCCCGCGCCGCCGCAACAACATCATTCTGGCCAAACTGGAAGGTAACAATCCGGCTGGTTCCGTCAAGGACCGGCCGGCGCTGTCCATGATCAAGCATGCCGAACAGCGCGGCCAGATCAAGCCGGGCGACACGCTGATCGAAGCTACCAGCGGCAATACCGGTATCGCCCTGGCAATGGCAGCAGCCATGCGCGGCTACAAGATGGTGCTGCTGATGCCGGAAAACCTCAGCGAAGAACGGCGCCAGAGCATGGCTGCCTATGGCGCCAAGATTATCCTGACGCCGCGCACCGGCGGCATGGAATATGCCCGCGACCTGGCAGAGCAGATGCAAAAGGAAGGCAAGGGCATCATCCTTGACCAGTTCGCCAATCCTGACAATCCGCTGGCGCATTACGAAGGTACCGGTCCGGAAATCTGGCGCGATACCGAAGGGCGGGTGACGCATTTCGTCAGCGCCATGGGCACCACCGGCACCATCATGGGCGTGTCGCGCTATCTCCGGGAACAGAGCCCGGCGATCCGCATCATCGGTGCGCAACCGGAAGAAGGCTCGCAAATCCCGGGTATCCGCAAATGGCCCGAGGCCTATCTGCCAAAGATCTATGACAAGGGGCTGGTCGACCAGCTTGAATATGTCAGCCAGGCCGCAGCCGAGAAAATGGCGCGGCGCATGGCTGTCGAGGAAGGTATTTTCTGCGGCATCTCGGCTGCGGGCGCCTGCGAAGTGGCGTTGCGCGTTTCCGAAACCGTGGAGAATGCCACGATCGTCTTCATCGTCTGCGATCGCGGCGACCGTTACCTGTCCACCGGCGTATTTCCCGCCTAGCGAACAAGTCGGGCAAGCTGGCCGACTGCTGGCTTATTCGCCAGCTTCGGCCAGTTCGTTGCCGTCTTTTGGCTTGAATTGCTTGTCGCTGATGCGGAACTTGTCGCGGCGGTCGCCCATCAACAAGCGCAATTCCTTGATGGAGAGGTCGCTGACTTCATGCATGCGGATCAGCAGCGAAGCGCCTACCGGCAGGCGGCGATGGCGGATCTTGCTGATCACGGGGGGCGCCACTTCCAGCGCGCGGGAGAGGGCAGCATCGTTTTTCAGGCGCAGCTTTTCGATCAGGGAATCGAGCAGGTGGTTCGGATCGTAGGCCGGCAGGTCAGCCAGGCGATTGCTGCCAGCGGAGGTATCGAGTTCGGTATTCATGGTGGCGTCACTTCCAAATTGCAGGTTAATGTAAAAGTTGTTTATTTTCTGTTTTCTGGAAATGACAATAGTGTAAGACTATTTTGTTAAAAATATTGCAATTTTTAACAAATGCCTGTGGCTATTCAGAACATTTCCAAACAGAATCTTGTTTGATGACAACATAGTGATTAAATCTATTTTTGCAATGGATTTATTGCAAATTAATTGCATTTCTACCTTCAATTCCCGGGCAAGCCATCGCCGTTTTCTGTACTGACCCCGGTTTTCCGTTATGCCGCCAACAGATTGCAATAGTTCAACACATTGTAGCGAGCGCTTTTATTGTCATTTTGAGGGGACGCAAGCGTGTAACAGACGAGGTTTTGTTTGCCTCATGAAGCATGCATCCCGGAAGGGCCGAGCCGGCTTGTGTACTGCCTTATTGATCTTTCTTGAGCGCGTTCCAGCCGGCGAGGCCCAGGCGTCGCATCGTTTCCATGTTCTTTTCAAAAATGTCGGCTGCGTCGGGAAACGCTGCGACCGCGGCATCGAGACTGGATTCGCGCAACAGGTGCAGGGTGGGGTAGGGTGAACGGTTGGTATAGTTTTCGATTGCATCGGCAGCAGCATCGGCGAACTGGTAGTCCGGGTGAAAACTGGCAATCTGCAGCTCGCCTTCCAGGCCAAGATCGGCAAGGATGTCATCGGCGCGGCCAAGGAATGCGTTGTAGTCGAAAAAATCGGCCAGTACTCCCGGGTGGATCAGCAGCGTAGTATCGATTTCATCCGCCGCGGCGGCTTGCAGCAGCTGGAGTTCGCGCGCCAGTTCCGCCGCCAGTTCATCGGTTGTCGTGGCTGCGCTGGCGACGTACCGGATCAATCCCTTGACTTGTACTGACTTGGCGAAGGGGCACAGGTTCAGGCCGATGACGGCCTTGTCTACCCAGGCGCGGGTTGCAGCAATGGCTTGTTCCGCGCTTGGCAGAGGGAGTGTGGACATGGCGTGTATTCCAGAATAAGGGCGATGCGGGATGGATGGTGCAGGGATTGTATCAAGCCTGTAGGCGATCCTGGCAGCATGCGTTATGCTTGCACGCCGCCGTGACAGCGCGGCAATTCGCCGCAGTTTTTGAACTTGATTGAAAGGGCAGGCATGGCGCTCAAGGCCACCATTTTTAAAGTCGACTTGCAGGTTGCAGACATGGATCGTCACTATTACGGCGACCATGCCCTGACGATTGCGCGTCATCCTTCGGAAACTGATGAGCGGATGATGGTGCGCGTGCTGGCGTTCGCCCGCCATGCCGATCCGGCGCTGGTCTTCGGCAAGGGCTTGAGCAGTGACGATGAACCCGACTTGTGGCAAAAGGATCTGACCGGCGCCATCGATTTATGGATCGAGGTTGGACTTCCCGATGAAAAGCGTCTGCTCAAGGCCAGCGGACGGGCAAATCAGGTCATCGTCTACAGCTACGGCAGTTCTGCTGCAATCTGGTGGAAGCAAATAGCCGGAAAAATCGAGAGGGCAAAAAATGTTGCCGTTTATCACGTGCCTATAGAGGCAAGCCTTGCTTTGGCCAAAATGACGCAGCGTACGATGCAGGTGCAATGTACGGTACAGGATGGGCAAATGTGGCTGACCGGCACGGAAGAGGCGGTTTTGGTCGATATAACGCACTGGAAGGACGCTCGACGTTAAATGCAGCATCCGTTTTTTCAGGTACGCTTTATTTTTGCTGCCGGGTGCGGTAATCCTGGAATGTTGTCGTGGATTGCCGGCGCTGAAAAAACGTCATGGAGGACGCGCTTTGCCAGACAAGTTGCGGCGCCAGAGAATCCGGCAGATCATGAAGGCCAAGCATATCCTGCCTGTCGTTATGCTGGTCTTGGCCCTGTTGATCACGTTCCTGTTGGTACGCGATGCACGCCGGGTATCTGAAAAGTATCTGCAGGATGAATTCGCTTTCCGTGTACAGGAGATAAACGAAGCGATTTACCGACGCATGCAACTGTATGAACAGGTGCTGCGGGGCACGCAGGGATTGTTTGCGGCATCCGGGGCAGTCTCCCGCGAAGAATTTCGCAGCTATATCGATACTTTGGATTTGCAAAGAAATTATCCCGGCATTGAAGGCATCGGATTTTCGCTGGTCGTCTCACCGGCAGCCAAGCCAGGTCATATTCAGGAAATGCGCAGGAGCGGTTTTCCGCAATACGTCATCAAGCCTGCGGGCGAGCGCGACCTGTATACATCGATCCTCTATCTGGAACCCTTTTCCGGCCGTAATTTGCATGCGTTCGGTTTCGATATGTATTCGGAGGCGCGCCGCCGCGAAGCAATGGAAAAATCCCGGGACAGCAACCAGGCCGTCATGTCGAAAAAGACCCGGCTGGTCCAGGAAGTCGAGGTCAATGTCCAGGTGGGATTCCTGATGTATCTGCCGGTGTATCGCTCGGGCTCGCCCCATGAAACAGTGGAGCAGCGACGCGAGAACCTGATTGGCTGGGTGTATGCGCCGTTTCGCATGAACGATCTCATGCGCGGCATGGAAGGGGTGCGCACCGGCGAACTGGATGTCGAAATTTATGATGGCGGCAAGCTGGACGATGCCGGGTTGATGTATGACTCGAACCAGGTGGTCAGCGCCATCCGGCATCCGGGCAGGTTCACGCAGGTGGAGCCATTGCAATTTGCCAGCCACCAATGGCTGGTCGCAATCACCTCCCTGGCGCTATATGAACGGCAGGCAGATGATGGCAGGGCGGGACTGCTGCTGCGCGGCGGCATCAGCATCAGCCTGCTGCTGTCCATGCTGGCCTGGGTTTTTTTGGACGACAAGGCGCGGGCCTTGCAAGCCGCCGATCAGGCGATGCAACTGGCCCTTTACGATGCCCTGACCGGTCTGCCCAATCGCAAGCTGCTGTCGGAGCGCCTGGCACTGGCGCTGTCGAAGGCCAAGCGCGATCACGGCAAGGTTGCGCTGTTGTTCATTGACCTGGACAAGTTCAAGCCGGTCAATGACGAGTACGGCCATGCGATCGGCGATTTGCTGCTGAAGGACGTGGGCAGGCGCCTGCAGCATTGCATGCGCGAGTCCGACACGGTGGGGCGCATCGGCGGCGACGAATTTGTCGCCATGCTGGGGACGGTCGAGGGCAGGGAGGGTGCCTGCAAGGCTGCCGATAAAATCCTGCGTGAATTGACCCGCCCGTTCGAGGTCGTCGGACATCGGCTGGAAATCGGCGGCAGCATCGGCGTTGCCCTGTATCCGGAACATGGCGAGGAGCCGAACGCCTTGCTGAAAAGTGCTGACATGGCCATGTATGAAGCCAAGAACAGCGGACGCGGTACGGTGCGGTTTGCTTCCTGACAAGGCTTTTCCTGCCTGATCCGGCGGGCGCTTGCGCCCCGGCCACTTCTGGCCTACTATCAGTCTTTTGAAGGCCCGATCATCCGCTGCGTGCGGATTTTTTATTTTTGGAAATGTGATGGAAATAATCATGGAAAAATCCTTGCCGCCAATCACCGTCTCCAGCCTGGATCTGGAGCGCATCGAGGAATTGCTGGAAATGGCGTCGTTCAGGAGGCTGCCCGGCATCGATGCGCTCCAGGGCGAACTGGATCGCGCCGCGGTGGTGGACCCGGAAGAAGTGCCGCCGGATCTGGTGACCATGAATTCGACCGTGGTGGTGCTTGACGAAGACTTGAACAGTCAAAGCGAATTGACCCTGGTGTACCCGAATTCGGCGCAGCAAGCCAATCCGGTATCGGTGCTGGCGCCGGTCGGCAGCGCCTTGCTTGGCTTGTCGGTCGGCCAGTCGATTGCGTGGCCAGTGCCCAGCGGGCGCGAATTGCACCTGCGCGTCCTGAGTGTCAAGAACCAGCCTGAGGCCAGCGGCCTGTACTACCGCTGATCGCTCCTCGCCGCACCCCATGCGTGGTGCGAAAAAAACCCGCAGGCCGTTTCCGGCTGCGGGTTTTTGTTTGCCTGTGACGGCCGGGTCGTTACACCACGCCCTGGTCGATCATGGCATCGGCGACCTTGCGGAAGCCGGCGATGTTCGCACCCAGGACCAGGTTGCCAGGCTGGCCGAATTCCCTGGCGGTTTCGCTGGCGCTCAGGAAAATGTTTTTCATGATCCGGTGCAGCCGGCTATCGACTTCTTCAAAGGTCCATTGCTGCATGCTGGCGTTTTGTGCCATTTCCAGCTGGCTGGTTGCCACGCCGCCGGCGTTGGCAGCCTTGCCCGGGCCATAGAGAATGCCGGCAGCCAGGAACTTGTCGACAGCGCCCTGGGTGGACGGCATGTTGGCGCCTTCCGAAATGAGGGTGCAGCCATTCTTCAGCAGGGTGGCGGCGTCTTCCTCGTTGAGTTCGTTTTGCGTCGCGCTCGGGAAGGCTGCATCACAGGGGACTGACCATACCGCATTGCGCCCGGCCGGGTAATCGGCCACCGGGGTGTACTTGGCGTCGGCATGGTACTTGACGTATTCGGCCAGCGATGCGCCCTGGACTTCCTTGAGCTGCTTCAGGGTTTCCAGGTTGATGCCGGCGGCGTGGTGGATCATGCCGCGCGAATCACTGACGGTGACCGGCCTGGCGCCGACTTCCTGCAGCTTTTCCACGGTATAGATGGCGACGTTGCCGGAGCCCGATACCGTGCAGATTTTGCCTTCGAGCGACTGGCTGCGCTCGGCCAGCATGTTTTGTGCAAAATACACCGAGCCGTAGCCGGTGGCTTCCTTGCGCGCCAGCGAACCGCCCCAGGCGACCTTTTTGCCGGTGAAGACGCCTTCGTAGCGGCCGGTCAGGCGCTTGTACTGGCCGAACATATAGCCGATTTCGCGCGCGCCCACGCCGATGTCGCCGGCTGGCACATCGATGGTCGGGCCAAGGTAGCGGTACAGCTCGTTCATGAAGGACTGGCAGAAGCGCATGATTTCATTGTCCGACTTGCCCTTGGGGTCAAAGTCGCTGCCGCCCTTGCCGCCGCCGATGGCCAGGCCGGTCAGCGAATTCTTGAAGATCTGCTCGAAGCCGAGGAACTTGATGATACCGCCGTAGACGCTCGGGTGAAAGCGTATGCCGCCTTTGTAGGGGCCAAGGGCGGAGTTGAATTCGATGCGGTAGCCCTTGTTGACCTGGACCTCGCCCTTGTCGTCAACCCATGCCACGCGAAAGAGGATCTGGCGCTCCGGTTCGACGATGCGGTCGATGATGTTGTGCTTCCTGTATTTCGCATCCTTGTCGAGCAGGGGGCGCAAGGACATCAGGACTTCTTCGACCGCCTGGTAGTACTCAAGCTGGCCGGGGCCGCTGCGCTTCAATTTTTCGATGGTCTGGGCGACGTAAGGCAAGGTAATTCTCCTGAAACGAAAAGGGGCAAATGCCGGCTTCCCAATGCGGCCGGGCCGGCAATCATGGTTCTGAAGGTGTGTTTAGACTGGAATTTCACTGCATGAAATGCGCATGAGCGAAAAAATCAAGGCTGAATTCTACGCCAACTTAGTGCATGTCTGCATTGTTTTGGTGAATTGACAATAATTCGCACCAAAATGGCGATCTATTCGGGCGGTTGCGAGGATTTGTTGCCTTTTTGTGGTGCATTTTCGTCAGGCAGGTCGCGATTGCGGTAGAGCGAGGCCTGCATGAGCAGGATGGTCGAAATGGGCGAGGTCGTGATCATCAACAGGGCGATCAGTATCTCCTGCAACGCCAGGCGTTCGCCGTGGGCCGCGGCCGCCAGCAGGGAAGCCGCCAGCACGCATCCCAGTCCAAGAGAGTTGCCCAGTGTCGGCGCATGCATGCGCGAGTGGAAGTCAGGCAGCCGCAGCAAGCCGCTTGATCCGGTCAGGGCCAGCGCGCTGCCGGTCACCAGCAGCAGCGCAATCGGCAGCGCGGCCCAGAGTGGCAGTTCGGCGCCGCTCATGGCTCGATCACCTCGCCGCGCAGGAGAAATTTCGCCAGCGCCGTGGTGCCGACGAAGCCGAACAGGGCAATCAGCAGGGCGATGTCGAAATAGACGCGCGTGCCGAGCCGGATGCCGAGGGTGAGCATCACCAGCATCGCATTGACGTAAAGGGTGTCGAGCGCGAGCACGCGGTCTTGCGCCGCGGGGCCGCGCAACAGCCGCACGGCGGCGCAGCACATGGCCAGCGCAAAGCCGGTCAGGGCGATCGAGCTTGCCCAGTAGAGCAACAGTTGGCTCATTCGAATATCTCCATCAGGGGGCGTTCGTAATGCAGCTTGATCGTATCGATCCAGGTCTGCTCGTCCTGCAAGTCCAGCACATGCAGGGTCAGCGTAGCGCCGTCCGGCGAAAGTCCCGCCCATACTGTGCCCGGCGTGGCGGTGACAATGCATGCCAGCGCCGCCAGTCCGTGCGGGTCGCGCAGGTCGAGCGGAATATCCATGAAGCCGGCGCTGGATCTGCTGCGCCTGTTGCCGAGGATGATGCGGGCGACCGCCAGGTTGGAGCGCCCGATGTCCTTGATGACGGTCCATAGCAGCCGGGCGATTGCCAGGGGCTGGCGCACCTGCGCGCGCATCGGCCGCATCGATGCGGTAAGCAGGGGTATGCCGATGGCCAGCATGAGTCCCAGCAGGGCGTGTCCCGGGGAAACGCTGTCATTCAGCAGCAGCCACAGGGCAAGCAGAAAGGCTGCCAGGCGTATTTCGGCAGGAAATTTCATGGTTGTCCTCCGGAGGCCGCTGTGCCGTTTGCCGATGCCGGCAATACTGCGCTGATGTAAGCCTGCGGCAAATAGAGCGACTCGCCGGTGGCCTGCAGGTAGCGTACGGCAGGTTCGGCCATCAGCGACAATACGCCTGCCAGCAATATCAGTGCTGCCACAGGCCCGGCTTCGATCAGGCGCAGGCGCGGCTTGCTGCGCTCGCCGGTCCCCCAGAACAGGCGGCTGCCCATCCGCGACAGCGCGATGATGCCCGCCAGTCCCGATGCCAGCACCGCCGCCAGCAGCACCCAGGCCTGCTGTTGTTGCGGGCTAGCCGGCGCCGCGTCGAGCGCTGCAGACAGCATCCAGAATTTGGCGACGAATCCCGACAGCGGCGGCATGCCCGTGACCAGCAATGCGCAGGAAGCGAAGCTGAAGCCCAGAAAGGCCATCGCTGCGGGTATGGCGATGCCGACGACGTCATCGGGACGGTCCGAATATACCGGGTCGTCGATACCGAACGATTCCATTGTGATGGCCAGCATGTTGGCGCCGTACGACTGGCTGCGTTCGATCATCTCGCACAGCATGAAGAAAGCGCCAGTGGCAAGCACCGAGCTGACCAGGTAGAACAGTGTCGATCCCGCCATCGCAGGCCCGCCGATGCCGAAGCCCGCCAGCAGGGTGCCGGCGGAAACGATGACGCAATAGGCCGTGAGGCGTTGCGGCTTTTGTTCGGTCAGCATGGCCGCCGAGCCAAACAGCAGTGTTACCATGCCGATCCAGAACAGCCAGTCGCCATTGAATGGTGCCGGCCCGCCATCGGCTGAAAACAGCGTCGTCAGCCGCAGCAGGGAATACACGCCGACCTTGGTCATGATCGAAAAAATCGCGGCCACCGGCGCGGCTGCCGAGCCGTAGGCATTGGCAAGCCAGAAGTTCAGCGGCCAGACGCCGGCCTTGAGGAGAAAGGCCGTGCCGAGAATGGCGCAGCCGGCATCCAGCAGGGTGCGTTCGTCACGGGCGAGAGCGGGCAGCCGCACCGCCAGGTCCGCCATGTTGAGCGTGCCGGCGGCGCCGTAGATCAGCGCCACGCCGACCAGAAAAACCAGCGAGCCGGCCAGGTTGACGGCGATGTAGTGCATGCCTGCACGCACCCGCAGGATGCCGGAGCCGTGCAGCACAAGGCCGTAGGAGGCGGCCAGCAAAACCTCGAAAAATACGAACAGGTTGAACAGGTCGCCCGTCAGGAAGGCGCCATTGAGCCCCATGACCAGGAACTGGAACAGGGGATGGAAATGCGCGCCCATGCGCTCCCAGCGCGCCAGGGAATACACCACGGATGCCAGCGCCAGCAGGGAACTCACGGTCAGCATGACTGCGGCCAGGCGGTCGGCGACCAGCACGATGCCGAATGGCGCGCGCCATGCGCCCAGCGAGTAGACGGCAATGCCGTCGGGCCACCAGGCCGGCATGCCGCCATTCGCCATCGCCAAAAGGGCAATGGCGATGCCGACCTGCAGCGACGTCGCCGACAAGGCCAGTGCCACGCGTGTGCGGCGCCAGTTGTCACGCAACAGCAGCATGGCTGCGCCTGCCAGTAGGGGCAGCAGGATCGGCAGGATCGGCAGTTGCAGGATCAGGTCGCTCACTGGTCCGGTTCCTCGCCGTCGACATGGTCGGTGCCGGTCAGGCCGCGCGCGCCCAGGAGCACCACCAGGAACAGTGCGGTGGTGGCGAAGCTGATCACGATGGCGGTCAGTACCAGCGCCTGCGGCACCGGGTCGGCATAACGCGCCGGGTCCGATGGGTGCGCGGGATCGATGATCGGCGCGCCGCCCACCGTCAGGCGTCCCATCGCAAAAATGAACAGATTGACGGCATATGACAGCAGCGACAGGCCCATGATCAACTGGAAAGTGCGCGGTCGCAATACCAGCCACACGCCCGAGCCTGCGAGGACGCCGACGGCCAGTGCATAGATGATTTCCATCATTCCTCCTTTGTTGTGGCGGCGGGCGGCAGGTTGGCGAAGGGCTGCAGGGTCATGCCTGCCAGCCTGGCCGCCGCCGGCAGGCGCTGGCGCCGGCGCAGCGACTGGTGCGCCAGCGCCACGAGAATCAGGGCGGCGGCGCCGATCACGAGGAGGTAGACGCCGAGGTCGAACAACAGCACGGTAGACAGGTGCAGCTCGCCGATCAAGGGAATTTGCGGGTGCCAGGCCATGGATGCCAGGAAGGGTCGGGTCGCCAGCCATGCCGACAGGCCGGCAGCGACGGCGCACAGCAAGCCCCAGCCAATCCAGTACTGCGGCCGCAGGCGCGCGCGCGATTCCGCCCAGAGCGTGCCGCTGCCAAGGTATTGCAGGATCATGGCGGTCGCCATGACCAGGCCGCCGACGAAACCGCCGCCCGGAGAATCATGGCCGCGCAACAGATAAAACAGCGAAATCATGCCCGCCACCGGCAGCAACAGTCGCATCAGCAGCGCCGGCAGCATCATGACGCCGTCTGGCAATGCCGCGCGCGGATCGGTGGGCGCAGGGCGCTCGCCTTCGCGCTGCTGGCGCGGCAAGGCAATGCTTTCTTCGGCCGGCCGGAAACGCCGCAGCAACGCGTATACCGTCAGGGCAACGATGCCCAGCACGGTGATTTCTCCCATCGTGTCAAAGCCGCGAAAATCGACCAGGATCACGTTGATGACATTGGCGCCGCCGCCCAGCGGCACCGAATTTTCGACGAAGAAAGAGGCAATGCCATGGCCAGGTTGCTGCCGCAGCACCGCATAGGTGAGGAGCGCAAGCCCCAGTCCCGCGGCGCAGGCCGTCAACAGGTCGCGCAGACGGCGCGCGCGGGTGCGCAGGTCGATTTCGTCTGATTGCCCATCGTCGGCTTGCTTGCGCCGCGGTAGCCAGCGTAGACCGAGCAAAAGCAATACCACCGTCACGACTTCGACCGCCAGTTGCGTCAATGCCAGGTCGGGGGCGGAAAACCACGCAAAGGTGAGGCTGGTGGCGAGGCCGGCGCCACCGACCATGATCAGTGCGGCAAGGCGGTGGTATTTCGCCTGGGTGGCGGCGCCGACGGCGCAGGCGGCCCCGATCAGCCAGACCAGCGCGAAAGCCGGATCGATGCCTGTCAGCCTCAGATTGGCTGCTGGCAAGCCATCCTGGCGCAACGCAAACAGGGCCGAGCCGCCTGTCGCCAGCAGCAGCAACAGCAATTGCACCTGGAGTCGCACGGTGGACAGGGTCCTGGTCAGTCCGCCGGCGAAGCTGGTACACCGGTCGAGCAGGGATTCGAAGATGCGCTTGCCATCCAGTTGATAGCCCGGTACGACGGCAGCGGCCAGGCGCCGCAGGCGCAGCCGCAAGCCCAGGTAAAGCGCAATGCCGCCCGCCATGGCCAGCAGGCTCATGGCCAGGGGCAGGTTGAACCCATGCCAGACTGCCAGGCTATGGGGCGGCATGTCCGGGCCCAGGACCGAGGCCGCAGCGGTATCCAGGAAAGGGCCGATGGTTTGTGCGGGGAAAATGCCGACGACCAGGCAGGTCAGCACCAGCAGTGCGCTGGGCAGCAGCATCCAGCGTGGCGCCTCGTGCGGAACGCGCGGCAAATCCTGTGCCGGTGGTCCGAAAAAAACTTGCAGGATGAAGCGCAGCGAATACGCGACGCTGAACATCGAGGCGATGACGGCGATGACCGGCAAGCCGATGCGCGCAGCCATGTTGCCGCTGACGAAGACCGTTTCGGTAAAAAACATTTCTTTCGAAATGAACCCGTTCAGCAGGGGCACGCCCGCCATGGCCGCAGCGGCTACCACGGCCAGAAGCGCCGTGATGGGCATGACGTCGCGCAGGCCGGATAGCCGTGTCAGGTTGCGCGTGCCGGTCTCATGGTCGACGATGCCCGCTGCCATGAAAAGCGATGCCTTGAATGTGGCATGGTTGGCGATATGGAAAATGGCCGCCAGCAGGGCCAGCGGGCTGTTCAAGCCCAGCAGCAGGGTGATCAGACCCAGGTGGCTGATCGTCGAGTACGCCAGCACGCCTTTCATGTCTTTCTGGAACATCGCCGCGTAGGCGCCCAGCACCAGCGAGCACAGGCCGGCGCCGCCGATCAGCCAGAACCAGGCTTCGGTGCCGGACAATACCGGCCAAAGCCGCACC comes from the Janthinobacterium sp. 17J80-10 genome and includes:
- the gdhA gene encoding NADP-specific glutamate dehydrogenase, coding for MPYVAQTIEKLKRSGPGQLEYYQAVEEVLMSLRPLLDKDAKYRKHNIIDRIVEPERQILFRVAWVDDKGEVQVNKGYRIEFNSALGPYKGGIRFHPSVYGGIIKFLGFEQIFKNSLTGLAIGGGKGGSDFDPKGKSDNEIMRFCQSFMNELYRYLGPTIDVPAGDIGVGAREIGYMFGQYKRLTGRYEGVFTGKKVAWGGSLARKEATGYGSVYFAQNMLAERSQSLEGKICTVSGSGNVAIYTVEKLQEVGARPVTVSDSRGMIHHAAGINLETLKQLKEVQGASLAEYVKYHADAKYTPVADYPAGRNAVWSVPCDAAFPSATQNELNEEDAATLLKNGCTLISEGANMPSTQGAVDKFLAAGILYGPGKAANAGGVATSQLEMAQNASMQQWTFEEVDSRLHRIMKNIFLSASETAREFGQPGNLVLGANIAGFRKVADAMIDQGVV
- a CDS encoding YaeQ family protein, whose product is MALKATIFKVDLQVADMDRHYYGDHALTIARHPSETDERMMVRVLAFARHADPALVFGKGLSSDDEPDLWQKDLTGAIDLWIEVGLPDEKRLLKASGRANQVIVYSYGSSAAIWWKQIAGKIERAKNVAVYHVPIEASLALAKMTQRTMQVQCTVQDGQMWLTGTEEAVLVDITHWKDARR
- a CDS encoding Na+/H+ antiporter subunit C — translated: MEIIYALAVGVLAGSGVWLVLRPRTFQLIMGLSLLSYAVNLFIFAMGRLTVGGAPIIDPAHPSDPARYADPVPQALVLTAIVISFATTALFLVVLLGARGLTGTDHVDGEEPDQ
- a CDS encoding K+/H+ antiporter subunit F — protein: MSQLLLYWASSIALTGFALAMCCAAVRLLRGPAAQDRVLALDTLYVNAMLVMLTLGIRLGTRVYFDIALLIALFGFVGTTALAKFLLRGEVIEP
- the rnk gene encoding nucleoside diphosphate kinase regulator encodes the protein MEKSLPPITVSSLDLERIEELLEMASFRRLPGIDALQGELDRAAVVDPEEVPPDLVTMNSTVVVLDEDLNSQSELTLVYPNSAQQANPVSVLAPVGSALLGLSVGQSIAWPVPSGRELHLRVLSVKNQPEASGLYYR
- the mnhG gene encoding monovalent cation/H(+) antiporter subunit G, translated to MSGAELPLWAALPIALLLVTGSALALTGSSGLLRLPDFHSRMHAPTLGNSLGLGCVLAASLLAAAAHGERLALQEILIALLMITTSPISTILLMQASLYRNRDLPDENAPQKGNKSSQPPE
- a CDS encoding Na+/H+ antiporter subunit E; amino-acid sequence: MKFPAEIRLAAFLLALWLLLNDSVSPGHALLGLMLAIGIPLLTASMRPMRAQVRQPLAIARLLWTVIKDIGRSNLAVARIILGNRRSRSSAGFMDIPLDLRDPHGLAALACIVTATPGTVWAGLSPDGATLTLHVLDLQDEQTWIDTIKLHYERPLMEIFE
- a CDS encoding DUF1415 domain-containing protein encodes the protein MSTLPLPSAEQAIAATRAWVDKAVIGLNLCPFAKSVQVKGLIRYVASAATTTDELAAELARELQLLQAAAADEIDTTLLIHPGVLADFFDYNAFLGRADDILADLGLEGELQIASFHPDYQFADAAADAIENYTNRSPYPTLHLLRESSLDAAVAAFPDAADIFEKNMETMRRLGLAGWNALKKDQ
- the cysM gene encoding cysteine synthase CysM, with protein sequence MPYLTIEDTIGNTPLVQLNRGLAEAPRRRNNIILAKLEGNNPAGSVKDRPALSMIKHAEQRGQIKPGDTLIEATSGNTGIALAMAAAMRGYKMVLLMPENLSEERRQSMAAYGAKIILTPRTGGMEYARDLAEQMQKEGKGIILDQFANPDNPLAHYEGTGPEIWRDTEGRVTHFVSAMGTTGTIMGVSRYLREQSPAIRIIGAQPEEGSQIPGIRKWPEAYLPKIYDKGLVDQLEYVSQAAAEKMARRMAVEEGIFCGISAAGACEVALRVSETVENATIVFIVCDRGDRYLSTGVFPA
- a CDS encoding CHASE domain-containing protein; translated protein: MPDKLRRQRIRQIMKAKHILPVVMLVLALLITFLLVRDARRVSEKYLQDEFAFRVQEINEAIYRRMQLYEQVLRGTQGLFAASGAVSREEFRSYIDTLDLQRNYPGIEGIGFSLVVSPAAKPGHIQEMRRSGFPQYVIKPAGERDLYTSILYLEPFSGRNLHAFGFDMYSEARRREAMEKSRDSNQAVMSKKTRLVQEVEVNVQVGFLMYLPVYRSGSPHETVEQRRENLIGWVYAPFRMNDLMRGMEGVRTGELDVEIYDGGKLDDAGLMYDSNQVVSAIRHPGRFTQVEPLQFASHQWLVAITSLALYERQADDGRAGLLLRGGISISLLLSMLAWVFLDDKARALQAADQAMQLALYDALTGLPNRKLLSERLALALSKAKRDHGKVALLFIDLDKFKPVNDEYGHAIGDLLLKDVGRRLQHCMRESDTVGRIGGDEFVAMLGTVEGREGACKAADKILRELTRPFEVVGHRLEIGGSIGVALYPEHGEEPNALLKSADMAMYEAKNSGRGTVRFAS
- a CDS encoding monovalent cation/H+ antiporter subunit D, whose protein sequence is MLLLRDNWRRTRVALALSATSLQVGIAIALLAMANGGMPAWWPDGIAVYSLGAWRAPFGIVLVADRLAAVMLTVSSLLALASVVYSLARWERMGAHFHPLFQFLVMGLNGAFLTGDLFNLFVFFEVLLAASYGLVLHGSGILRVRAGMHYIAVNLAGSLVFLVGVALIYGAAGTLNMADLAVRLPALARDERTLLDAGCAILGTAFLLKAGVWPLNFWLANAYGSAAAPVAAIFSIMTKVGVYSLLRLTTLFSADGGPAPFNGDWLFWIGMVTLLFGSAAMLTEQKPQRLTAYCVIVSAGTLLAGFGIGGPAMAGSTLFYLVSSVLATGAFFMLCEMIERSQSYGANMLAITMESFGIDDPVYSDRPDDVVGIAIPAAMAFLGFSFASCALLVTGMPPLSGFVAKFWMLSAALDAAPASPQQQQAWVLLAAVLASGLAGIIALSRMGSRLFWGTGERSKPRLRLIEAGPVAALILLAGVLSLMAEPAVRYLQATGESLYLPQAYISAVLPASANGTAASGGQP